The following proteins come from a genomic window of Salvia hispanica cultivar TCC Black 2014 chromosome 4, UniMelb_Shisp_WGS_1.0, whole genome shotgun sequence:
- the LOC125223748 gene encoding tropinone reductase homolog At5g06060-like — MASEQHISNTQKRWSLHGMTALVTGGTKGIGFAIVEELAEFGATIYTCSRNGPELSERLKEWEAKGFKVKGSVCDLTSKTQREELIKNVSIEFDGKLNILINNAGISLLKHACDHTAEDFDRIMSMNLESPYHLSQLAYPLLKASGSANIVFISSVAGGFALPAMSAYAASKGAINQLTKNLACEWAKDNIRANAVAPFGVKTSIIKPEEVDVSILQTLAPLMARTHVNRMAEADEISPLVAFLCLPAASYITGQVIYVDGGFTAGCY, encoded by the exons ATGGCATCTGAACAGCACATTTCCAACACCCAAAAACGATGGAGTCTCCATGGAATGACAGCCCTCGTCACCGGTGGCACCAAAGGAATCGg ATTCGCCATCGTTGAAGAGCTTGCTGAATTTGGTGCGACGATTTATACATGTTCGAGAAATGGTCCCGAGCTTAGTGAAAGGCTGAAAGAATGGGAGGCCAAAGGGTTTAAGGTGAAGGGGTCAGTTTGTGATTTGACTTCAAAAACTCAGAGAGAAGAACTCATCAAAAATGTCTCTATCGAATTTGATGGAAAGCTCAATATCTTG ATAAACAATGCTGGAATAAGTTTACTGAAGCATGCTTGTGATCACACTGCTGAAGATTTTGATAGGATAATGTCTATGAACTTAGAATCTCCTTATCATCTCTCTCAATTGGCTTATCCTCTTCTGAAAGCATCCGGATCTGCAAACATCGTTTTCATCTCTTCGGTCGCTGGTGGCTTTGCCCTCCCGGCTATGTCGGCTTATGCTGCTTCCAAAG GTGCAATAAATCAACTAACAAAGAACTTGGCGTGCGAGTGGGCCAAGGACAATATCCGTGCCAACGCTGTTGCGCCATTTGGTGTTAAAACCAGTATTATCAAGCCT GAGGAGGTGGACGTATCGATTCTGCAGACGTTGGCGCCATTGATGGCTCGAACGCATGTCAACCGAATGGCTGAAGCAGATGAAATTTCACCCTTGGTTGCATTTCTGTGCCTTCCTGCTGCTTCTTACATTACTGGTCAAGTTATTTATGTTGATGGAGGCTTCACAGCAGGCTGTTATTGA
- the LOC125224229 gene encoding uncharacterized protein LOC125224229, with amino-acid sequence MEGLIPLVYKAIVQYRNGAWLDDTHSAAAYMRLPGDSGRFAPSDVQIFRLPSARSPPRSVAERRAVSTHLINS; translated from the coding sequence atggagGGGCTGATTCCATTAGTATACAAAGCAATCGTGCAATACAGAAACGGAGCATGGCTAGATGATACGCACTCGGCTGCAGCCTATATGAGGCTTCCCGGCGACTCTGGCCGGTTCGCGCCTTCTGACGTCCAGATTTTCCGGCTCCCCTCCGCCCGTTCGCCCCCTCGCTCCGTAGCGGAGAGGAGGGCCGTTTCCACCCATTTGATCAACTCATAA
- the LOC125223768 gene encoding transcription factor EMB1444-like yields the protein MGSRFLRPFLQSLCCNSPWNYAVFWKLNHHDEMTLSWEDGFCDMLKQSDAMASPVEDLYFKNSNMILSPALTPSLLDGTPGDYLVGYAIAEMSHSSHVVGSGVVGEAAVKGNASWIYADSIQADVLNSILVSKYPDEWLLQFAAGIKTILLLPVIPDGVLQLGSTEMVSEDAVLVAYLKNKFELHKQSNGYIQQISSMSTFMDYLEEPSTITTETVTVDQNSIHAVEDLYPIENQTVPVFMFHDLYNSSERHVEDNHENAAEGEMNPQPMGIIHVPEPFQLSHADYIDGISKYIHEERLWVSPYSYELNRRTCGDLVNELMDYKFEEGGTELTCIGNDFDNGISESGSNLFNFHEASGLGKALGGVIQNKTHEHIYGESILSQDVAFHSFGERVPSGTVDVSGVESVGFLVKHMEVEHLSETVVANLSNGFDDNSSDKSIITTVNMPSHGLYKARAHSKHSASSVESKISSLSDKQQPRKGHDPVNKRKLSRLSTTCKKRTHSGDNQRPRPRDRQLIQDRIKELRELVPNGEKGSIDGLLDKTIKHMLFLRNVTNQADKLRHPILEEEVGDNTTKPAEVKCSHRDGASWAVELGNEQHFCPIIVKDLDHPRHMLIEMVCTDHDRFLEIADVIHRLKLTILKGVMEKTADNSSWARFIVETSGSFHRLDIFWPLMQLQKDPAPISTST from the exons ATGGGGAGTAGATTTTTGCGGCCATTCCTCCAATCTCTTTGCTGCAATTCTCCTTGGAATTATGCAGTGTTCTGGAAGCTTAATCATCATGATGAAAT GACTTTGTCATGGGAAGATGGCTTTTGTGACATGTTAAAGCAAAGTGATGCCATGGCAAGCCCGGTAGAAGATTTGTACTTCAAAAActcaaatatgattttatcaCCGGCTTTAACGCCAAGTCTGCTTGATGGAACTCCTGGCGACTATCTAGTTGGATATGCAATAGCTGAAATGTCGCATTCTTCTCATGTCGTGGGGAGCGG GGTTGTTGGCGAAGCAGCTGTAAAGGGAAATGCTAGCTGGATATATGCAGACAGCATACAAGCTGATGTTTTGAATTCCATCTTAGTTTCTAAG TATCCAGATGAATGGCTGCTTCAATTTGCGGCCGGCATAAAG ACAATATTACTTCTGCCTGTAATTCCTGATGGAGTTCTACAGCTTGGATCAACTGAAATG GTGTCTGAAGATGCAGTGCTAGTTGCGTATCTCAAAAATAAGTTTGAGCTGCATAAACAAAGCAATGGATATATTCAACAGATCTCCTCGATGTCTACTTTCATGGATTATTTAGAGGAGCCATCAACCATTACCACAGAAACAGTAACTGTGGATCAAAATTCTATTCATGCTGTAGAAGATTTATACCCAATTGAAAATCAGACTGTGCCGGTGTTCATGTTCCATGATTTATACAACTCATCTGAGAGGCATGTAGAAGATAACCATGAGAATGCGGCTGAAGGAGAAATGAATCCGCAACCAATGGGTATAATTCATGTACCTGAGCCATTTCAATTGTCACATGCAGATTATATAGACGGAAtctcaaaatatattcatgAAGAAAGACTTTGGGTATCTCCTTATTCCTATGAGTTGAATAGGAGGACGTGTGGGGATCTTGTGAATGAATTAATGGATTACAAATTTGAGGAAGGTGGAACTGAACTAACATGCATAGGCAATGACTTTGATAATGGCATTTCTGAGAGTGGAAGCAACCTTTTCAACTTCCATGAGGCCTCCGGACTGGGCAAAGCTCTTGGGGGAGTTATACAGAATAAAACTCATGAACATATTTATGGCGAGTCTATCTTGAGTCAAGATGTTGCTTTCCACTCCTTTGGTGAAAGAGTGCCCTCTGGCACTGTGGATGTGTCAGGTGTAGAGTCTGTTGGATTTCTTGTGAAACACATGGAAGTGGAGCACCTCTCCGAAACTGTTGTTGCTAATTTAAGCAATGGTTTTGATGATAATTCATCTGACAAGTCCATCATTACCACAGTAAATATGCCATCTCATGGTTTATACAAAGCTCGTGCTCATTCCAAACACAGTGCTTCTTCAGTAGAAAGCAAGATTAGTTCACTCTCTGATAAGCAGCAACCCAGAAAGGGACATGATCCTgtgaacaaaagaaaattatcaaGATTATCAACTACCTGCAAGAAAAGGACACATAGTGGTGATAATCAAAGGCCTCGACCACGTGATAGGCAGTTGATTCAAGACAGGATCAAGGAGCTAAGGGAGCTCGTACCAAATGGTGAAAAG GGTAGCATCGATGGACTCCTGGACAAGACCATAAAGCACAtgctatttttaagaaatgtgaccAATCAGGCAGATAAGTTGAGGCACCCAATTCTGGAAGAG GAAGTTGGTGACAATACAACAAAACCAGCTGAAGTCAAGTGTAGCCATCGAGATGGGGCAAGCTGGGCTGTGGAACTAGGAAACGAGCAACATTTTTGCCCCATAATTGTGAAAGATCTAGACCATCCTAGACACATGCTTATAGAG ATGGTCTGCACTGATCATGATCGCTTTCTAGAGATTGCTGATGTTATTCATCGTCTAAAACTAACCATCCTCAAAGGTGTGATGGAGAAAACTGCTGATAATTCATCATGGGCTCGCTTCATTGTTGAG ACCTCAGGAAGCTTCCATCGGCTAGATATATTTTGGCCATTGATGCAACTCCAAAAAGATCCCGCGCCTATCTCAACTAGCACCTAA
- the LOC125223848 gene encoding transcriptional regulator SUPERMAN-like produces MEEARYWMWAKNKPELAAYGDSWEEQAFAEDAAGALGGCVWPPRSYSCSFCRRDFRSAQALGGHMNVHRRDRARLKQSPSPTAAEIVPQNPSQICTFLYNNPNPNPNQFPDSLPFVSPIPHVIRVFSPPTEEKNTLNLRFLSSNVDKGEKGDKPPSWSSFLNEKRVDSIRNSEKKPAAADPDTRAEREDCVTEDLSMSLNLGGRKRQSNDEEVASCKRRRIEEKPLSLLSVVERCLPQPEVMKLYSAGGGDELDLELRLGDAPKVK; encoded by the coding sequence ATGGAGGAGGCAAGATATTGGATGTGGGCTAAAAACAAACCTGAACTAGCGGCCTACGGCGACTCCTGGGAGGAGCAGGCCTTTGCAGAAGACGCGGCCGGGGCCCTTGGAGGTTGCGTTTGGCCGCCTAGATCTTACTCTTGCAGCTTCTGCAGAAGAGATTTTAGATCAGCTCAAGCTCTTGGAGGCCATATGAATGTCCACAGGAGAGATAGGGCAAGATTGAAACAATCTCCAAGCCCTACGGCAGCCGAGATTGTACCTCAAAACCCTTCTCAGATATGCACCTTCTTGTACaataaccctaaccctaaccctaatcAGTTTCCTGATTCCTTACCCTTCGTTTCCCCAATTCCACATGTGATAAGGGTTTTTTCTCCTCCTACTGAGGAGAAAAACACATTAAACCTTCGTTTCCTCTCTTCCAACGTTGACAAGGGTGAAAAGGGCGATAAGCCTCCCTCGTGGTCGAGTTTTCTCAACGAGAAACGAGTGGATTCGATCAGGAATAGCGAGAAGAAACCGGCAGCTGCTGATCCTGACACCAGGGCTGAGCGGGAGGATTGTGTGACAGAGGATTTGTCGATGAGTTTGAATTTGGGAGGTCGCAAGAGGCAGTCGAACGACGAGGAAGTGGCTAGTTGTAAAAGAAGGAGGATCGAAGAGAAACCCTTGAGTTTGTTGAGTGTGGTTGAGAGATGTCTTCCTCAGCCGGAGGTGATGAAGCTCTACTCAGCTGGTGGTGGCGACGAACTGGATCTCGAGCTCAGGCTTGGCGATGCTCCAAAGGTGAAGTGA